CACCCGGCGCGCAGCTCGCGACCGCTGCGCGGGTCCTGCCAGGTCGACCGCCTGGGCTCGACGACCACCGCGCCGAACAGGCCGTGGCTGGTCTGGGTGCGGGTGTCGCCGTGGCTGTGGAAGTAGTGCGTGCCCTCGGCCTGGCCGGGCGGGACCGCCCACTCGTAGCCGACGGTCTGGCCCGGTCGCACCGTGGCCCGCGGGTTGGTGGCGATGGCGGCGCCGCCGTCGCCCTCCACCCGCAGCGGTGCCCCGTGCACGTGGAAGCTGACGGCCTCGTCGCCGGGCAGGTCGTTGCGCACCGACACGCGCAGGCACTCGCCCGGGCGGACCCGCAGCGTGAGCGGCTGGATGGCGTCGCCCTGGAGCCCGGAGGTGACGGCCGGTTGGCCGTCGCCCGCCCGGGCCCGGTCGTTGGCCGCCTCCTCGGACCGCACCCGGTCCAGCTCCTCCTCGAGGGCGAACATGCGTCCCTCGGGGTCGTGGTCGAGGAAGCGGTTGACCGTGATGTCGACGGCGATGGCGACGACCTGGTACCGGCGTTCCGGCGCTCCCTCGGCGCACGAGCCCGCCCGGCCGCCGGTTCCCGGCGCAGCGGCCGCCGGCGCCACCGGCAGGGGAGGCACGGGCGCCGCCGACGAGGGTGGCGCAAGGACGGCGGCGAGCACGAGGAGCGCTCCGGCCAGTGCCGGCGCCCGCCCGCGTCGCATGCGCCCGGCGCGCCACGTCCGATCTGGTCCGGCGCCCACCTACCGCCCTTCAGGAAGCCTTCGCGATGTTCGAGAACCATCGCACCGGTCGTCGATGAGGGCGCGACGTGCGGCCGAACATCGCAGCGATCTCCGTCGAAGGCACTAGCTGACCTTGACGGTGCCTTCCATGTCGGGATGGATGAGGCACAGGTACTTGAACGTGCCCGGCTCGGCGAAGGCGAGCGAGTACTCCAGCTGCCCCTCCGAGAAGGGCGCACCGCTGCTGTGGAAGCCCTGGCCGTCCCAGGTGCCGGCGTCGACGGGCAGCTTCGGCGGCGGGCCGTCGTCAGCGGACCCCTCAGGCCGCGCCGGCGGCGCCGGGATGTCGGGGCTGGCGGCAGGGGTGTAGGCCTTCTTGTTGACCACGAGGACGCCCGAGTCGTCGAACTGCACCCACGGGCGAGCGTCCTCCGGGGCGTTGAAGGCGATGGTGTGGAAGCCGTCGACGGTCCACGTCACCTTCTCGCCCACCTTCACGGCGATCTCTTTCGGGAACACGTTGACTCCCGCGCTCGGGACGGTCTTGTCGGAGGGGAATCCCCCGGCCGGCGCCGTGGCCGCCGTGCTCGTCTGCACCTTGTCGACGTCGGCCTTCACCTTGGCGACGAACTCGTCGAGGTGCATCCGGCCCATGGCCTCGACCTCGTCGGGGCCCGGCACCTTGGTGGCCTTGTCGACGACCTTCACGACCTCGGTCATCTCGGGTCCGTGGACCAGGCACATGAACGCGTACGTGCCGGGTGCCATGTCGGCGGCCAGCCGAAATGTGGCCTTTTGCTCGTCGGCGAGAAAGCCCGAGCTCAGGAAGCGCTCCTTGCCGGTGATCTCGTGCGGCGGTTTCTGGTCGGCCTTGGGACAGGCCTGATCGGTGGGAGGATCGTTCTCCGGCAGGTAGCACGGCTGCGCCGCCGCCTGGACGAAGAAGTCGTCCGGCCCGGCGTCGGGGCTCTCGCTGAAGACGAACGGAACCTTGTCGAGCACGGCCTGGATCTCGGGCGGCGGCGGCTGGTCGGAGTTCTTGTCTATCCGGCTGTAGGCCTGGAGCGCCTCGTCGATGAGCGACCCGATGGCGACGGAATGCGGCTCGCCCGTGAACGTCGAGGCGAACACGAGGGTGTCACCGGGGTGCGCCTCTACCTCGTGGGGGAAGAAGTGGACCCAGGAGGACGCGAAGCCCTCCGTCCTGGCGTCGACGCCGATGGTGAAGGTCTGTCCGCCGGCGCCGGAGCCGCCCGTGGTGGGCGGGGTGGACGAGTCGTCGTCGCTGCCGCAGGCGCCGGCCAGGAGTGCCGCGACCGCGAGAGTCGCCGCCAATCGTCTGCGCATCGCTTCCTCGGTTCTGGTGCCGTCCGCCCGGCCCTTCGCCGGCGGGCAGTGACGGTACCACCGGAGTTTCTCGACCCGACGGCGCGCGTCGTGGCGTCAGCCGTCGTCCGAGAGGTAGCCCGGGTCGGGCGCGTACGACATCCCCGGAGGCTCGTCGACCACGCGCAGGGCCGACTCCTCGGCGCTGAGGGAGTCCTCGTTGCCGAGCGCCTCCTCGATCTCGATGTCGTCGAAGGCACCGATCGTGTCGGGTTGCTCGTGGGCGACGCGCAGCTCGAACGGCTCGCCGAGGAGCTCCTCAGCGGCGGTGGTGCCCCACTGGTCGACGCCCTGGGGGTGGTCCAGGGGCGCCGCCTCGCCTTCCACGGCGTCGACGTCGAGACCCGGGGGGGCCTCGCTCGTGGCAGGGATGCCGTCCTCGACGAGGTCGGGAGCGGGGCGGCTGGAGCCGTGCGAGTGGGCGTGATGGTCGGCCATGGAGACTTCGGTACCCCTCCGGAGGATGCGGCAAGCGGAACGCCGGCCCGGTGGGAGGACGGAGGCGGGGCGCGACGGCTCGGGCGCCGGTGCCGGGGGAGGGCTGACCGGCGCCCGAGACGCGCTCGCCGGCTCGGGTACCCGGGCCGAGACCGGCAGGCACCACCGGCGGAACCGACCGGCGCTCTCGAAGTCGCCGGCAGATCGAAGTCGCGAGCGTCGAAGCGGACCCCCGTCCTGGAGAGCGCTCCTGGTGGGCCCAGGGGTACCCATGTTCGCGGCCGACCAAACCCGACGAGTGCCTCGAACGGCGGCCCGGCGCGTTCGGGTCTTTCCCGGATCTTTCTCCCGCTCGGAGGGAACGAGATGGGCCCGCCCGGCGTTGGAACAGTTCCCCCCCATCGCCTTCCGGGACCGCTCATGCAGAAGCAGCGAACAGACACCCAACCGCAGGAAGACCTGGTCCGGCTGTACCTCAACGAGATCGGCCGGTACCCGCTCCTCACGAAGGCGGACGAGGAGCGCCTCGGTGCCGCGGTCGAGGACGGTCTTGCCGCCGCCGCCGAGCTCGACCGCTCGGGCTCGCATCTTCCGACCTCCCGCCGGCGCGGCCTGGAGGCCCGCATCCGCGCCGGCGAGCAGGCCACCACCGAGTTCTGCCAGTCCAACCTGCGCCTCGTCGTCTCCGTCGCCAAGCGCTACCAGGCGTCGGGCCTCCCGCTGCTCGACCTCGTGCAGGAGGGCAACCTCGGCCTGCTGCACGCCGTGGAGAAGTTCGACTACAAGAAGGGCTTCAAGTTCTCCACCTACGCCACGTGGTGGATCCGTCAGGCCATCACGCGCGGCATCGCCAACACCGGGCGCACGATCCGTCTGCCGGTCCACGCCGGCGACCTGGTCAGTCGGGTGCAGCGCGGCTCGGCCCGACTCGAGGTGCGTCTGGGGCGCAGGCCCACGCCCGAGGAGGTCGGTCGTGAGGTCGATCTCACGCCCGAGCGGGTGGCCGAGGTCCTGGCCATGGCGACGGAGGCCGTATCGATCTCGGCACCGCTGTCAGAGGACGGCGACGGTGAGCTGGGCGACGTGATGGAGGACGTGACCGCCGTGTCACCGCTCGAGCAGGTGCTGGCGGACGCCGTGCCCACCGAGCTGGCCCGGCTCCTCGCCGTCCTCGACGAGCGGGAGCGGGAGATCCTGCGGCTGCGGTACGGGTTGGACCAGGGTCAGCCGCGGACCCTGGAGGAGGTCGGCGAGCGCATGCACCTCACCCGAGAGCGCATACGCCAGATCGAGTCCCGGGCGCTGTGCAAGCTCCGCCACCCGTCGCTCGACACCGGTGCCCGGGACCTCCTCTCGAGCTGAGGCAACGGATCGGGCGCCGGCGCCGGCCCTACGCTTGGGCCCGATGGCCCTCGAGATCGACGTCGACCTGGCCCGGTGCAACGGCTCGGCCGTGTGCGTGCGTCTGGCGCCGGGCGTGTTCCACATCGACCGGGGCGTAGCCCTGGTGATCGACCCCGAGGCGGCGTCCGAGACGGCGGTCGTGGCCGCCGCCCGCGAATGCCCCACGTCGGCCATCACCGTCACGCGGGACGGCGTGCCGGTCACCTGACGTCGCCCGCCCGTCCCGCCGAGCGGTCGGCCACTGGCGGCCGTCTCAGCCCTTGACCAGCCGCTCCACGATGGCGGCGACCGCCAGCATGGCGGGAGAGCCGGCCTCGGTGTCGAAGGGGGCGACGCCCAGCTGGTCGGCCCGCTCGACGGCGGGATCCTCGACCACGGCCACGACGTCGACGCCGAGCACGTCGGCCAGCCTCGTGACGTCGTCGTCGGTGGTCGACCGGTTGGCCACGCCGAGGATGTGCTGCACCCCCATCGACTCGGCCAGCCGGCAGGCCCGGCGGGCGATCTCGACCGACTTGGCGCTCGGCTCGGACACCACCAGCACGGTGTCGTCGGGGCCGGGCTTGGCCCACATGAGGTCGTTGAGGCCGGCCTCGAGATCAGCGACCACCGTGCGGTGATCGGCGGGCAGGGAGCCGAAGAACTGCCGGGTGGTGTTGTGGGAGCCGCAGCACAAGCAGGCGTCGGTGGGCCGCTCGATCTTGCCGGTGGCGATGAGCGTGATGCCGTTGGGCGCCTCCACGCCGTAGCGGGCCAGAAGGTCCTCGGGATCGGGCGTGGGGTCGTTGTGGGTGTGACCGCTGGCCAGGAGGGCGTTGAGGATGGGCTCCATCGTCTCCACCGTGTCGCGCGGGACCCCGATCGAGATGCCGAGGTTCGGGTTGGGATCGGCGTCGACGGCAACGACGGAGTGGCCCGCCTCGGCCAGGCCGCGGATGAGCCCGCCCGCAATGGTCGTCTTGCCGGAGCCTCCCTTGCCCGTGATGGCGATCTTCACAGGGACACCTCCTGGGGAAGGAACAGGTCCGCCAGCTGCTCGATGGCCTTGACGGCCGGCGCGTCCGGGCAGAAGTCGAGGGCGGACACGCCGAGCCGCTCGGCGGCGGCCACGTCAGGGTCGTAAGGGATGCGGACGAGCGGCTCGAGGCCCGGGTGGTCCGGCTCGTCCCGGAAGCGGTTGCCCACGATCGTGGTGGGGACGTCGTCGACGAGCGGCAGCAGGCGCCGGGCGGTGAGGCCCGACCGCCATGCCGGTCCGATGACGACCAGCACCCGTTCGGCGAACGAGTGGTACCGCTCGAACGGCGTGGTGGGACCGGCCTCCATGTCGCCGAGCAGGTCCCAGTCGGGTTCTCCGAAACCGTTGAGGATCTGGCGCATGGCCACCACGGTCTGCTTGGCCGCCGTCTTCTCCAGGCCCTCGATCTTGCCGATGCTGAGGAACTCCACGCCGTCGGGTGCACCCACGGCCGAGCGCTCTACGGCCTGCGCGGGCGTGACTCCCCGCGCCAGTCGCCACCCGTAGGCCGCTCCTGCGTGCTCCTCCACCGACACCGGCACGCCCGTGGCGTCGGGGTTGATGCCGAGGCCGAGGCTGGAAGCGAGCCCAGGAGACGTGTCGAGGTCGGCGGCCAGCACCTTGCGTCCGCGACGGGCCAGCACCCGGCTGAGGGTGGCGGTGATCATGGTCTTGCCGGACCCACCCTTGCCGATCACGGCGAGACGCAGGCCGAGGCGCCGCTGGGCTGCGCCGCGGCTCGCTTCGTCGGTCTTGGCCAGCTCCGAGCGTGCGGCGGCCAGCGCCGCCTCGAGGACCTCGACGTGGGTGTCGAACTCGGCGTTGAGCGCCTGCATGCGCCGGCCGACGGCCCATGACCGAGCCTCACGGAGGTAGCGTTCGACCTGGCGTTCCGCACCCATCCACGCCAGGCAGCGGTCGGGTTGCACCGCCGTGTCCCGAGCCTTCGCGACGAGAGTGCTGACCACGGCCGCCTGGCTGCTCATGTGGTCCAGGAAGTTGCTCTCCCTGGGGTTGCGATTCCCGTCGGTTCCTGCCGCAGCCATGATCCCCTCGTGAATGCGGAACGTCGCAAACCTCAGGGTACCCCCGCCGCATCGGCACCCGTTGTAGCCCGCGACGGCGTCGAGCCCCCGTGCCGGGCTGTCGTGCCGATAGGTTGGCGCGGTGAAGGTAACCATGATGCTCTGCGACGCGGCCCAGGTCGCCGACGGCAAGCTCTTCATCCTCGGCGGCGGCTGGAGCATCACGGGTCCCGATCCGGCGCCGTCCGCCATCGCCCTGAAGCTCGAGGTCGACTGGCACGAGGCGGGTGCCCCGCACCATTGGGAGCTGTTCCTCGTCGACGCCGACGGTCGCGAGGTCCGCTTCGAGACACCGGAAGGGTCGCAGGCGATCGAGATCCGGGGGGACTTCACGGTCCAGCGCCCCCAAGGCGTGCCCGAGGGGACGCCGGTCGATCTGCCCCTCGCCATCAACCTGGGTCCCCTTCCCCTCCCGCCCGGTGGCCGCTACACGTGGCGCTTCACGGTGGACGGCGAGACGGACGAGGCGTGGTCCCTCGGCTTCACCAACCGGCCCGCCCCCACGGCCTGAGGAGGCCGAAGAGGCTCAGTCGGGACCCGAGCCATCGGACTGACGGCGACTCCGCCCCGGCCGCACCACCAGGGGTGGCCGCCGAAACGGCGCTTTGCGGTCGGACGACCAGGGCGCCTGGGGGGCCATGGTGAGCGAGGCGAGGGCGATGAGCGGGGCGTCGTAGTTGACCCGCCAGCCCGTGAAGTCGAGCCACGCCTGGTCGCGATCCGCCTTGAGGGGGACGCCGGCGGCGGCCATTCGGTCGCAGACGTCGTCGTACTCCTCGCGGGTCACGGACACCGGATCGCCCTGCTGTGGATCGGGGTCGTAGGGGATCTGGAAGAAGTCGGCCAGATGGCGCAGGGCCACGTAGCCGGCCCGGATGCAGAGGTCGGCCTCGGGCTCCCGAGGCCCGTCCACGGTCGACGTACGCAGGGCGGCGCCGTCGAGGACGGCGCCGGCCGCCGTGACCCACGACTGCGCCGGCTGGGCCGAGCGGAAGAACACCAGGGCGGGCAGCGACGTGTGCGTCTCTTCCAGGTCGGCGAACCACGTCTCCCAGTCCTTCCAGACCGCGGTGAGGCCGCCGTCCCACCCGATGCGGTGGTAGCGGATGATCATGTTCGGTCCCGAGGGCGGGTTGTCGGCCCGGACCTCGAGGAGGGCGACCGCCACCTCCCGGCGGTTGAACGTGCCATAGAGGCTGGGCAGGTAGGTGATGAGCAGCGCGAGGAGGCCGATGCCCATCCCCGCCTCGGCGAAGCCGAGCGTCTGGCTCGGCAGGTCGCCGACGCGGGACCCGAGGGTGAACAGCGACGAGCCGGAGAGCTCGTAGGCGGCGCGCGCCGACCGGGAACCGAGCCCCCAGTACATGCACGAGAACCCGGCATGGACGATGGCGAGCCACACGGCGGGCAGGAGCAGCATGCTCACAGGGCCGAACAGGGCCATGACGGCGTCGCGCCGCTCATAGCTCGCGTCGCCGCGCATGAAGATGCGCAGGACTCCACGCACCGCCTCGAACACGCCGCGGGCGATGACCGACTGGAGGGCTCGGGGAATCACCATGGTGCGCACCGCCGAGGACACCGACCACGCCACGAGGGCGGCTCCGGCGACGAACACGGCGACCCGTACGGCGACCATCAGGAGGCGGATGCCGTCGCCGCGCGGGGGACCTCCGCGGCCAGGATGGCAGCGGCGGCCAGGTGCCGTACCAGGTCGGCGAGCGATGCGTGGGCGTTGAGGCCGCTGGTGGAGGGCATCACGTACGCGGGGCGCCCGCCGAACGGCTGCGGCTGCCTCCCGGCGACCGCCCCGCGGTCGACGGCCACTCGCCAACCGGCCAGCCCGACGAAGCAGATCGCCGCCGGCTCGAGCCACCGCACCAGTCGCTCCACCCGGGCGGCTCCGACTCGGTACTCGGCGCCAGTGAGCTCCGCGGCGGCCACGGTGGCCCGCTTCACGAGGTCGGTCATGCCCACGCCACCGGTGGTGAGCGCATGCTGGGGGTCGCGGTCGCGCCGGACGACGCCGGCCTCGAGGGCGGCCGGCCAGAAGCGGTTGCCGGGACGGGCGTAGCCGACCCCACGGTCCGCCGAGTACAGGCTCGGGTTGAGCCCGCAGACGAGGAGCCGCATACCGGGACCGACCATGTCGGGCAGCGTCCGGGCCCGGGTGGCCCGGACGACCAACGACCGGGGCGTTGCATCGACGCCGTCCACCGAGAAGCCGGCGCCGGTCACCACGGCCGACAGCTCGTCGGCGCACCACGCGTCGTCGGCGTCGCCCGCTGCGCCGCCGCGACCCTCGCCCTTGCGCGCCGGCGGGACGCAGAGCCGGAGGGCGTCGCCGGGAGCGAGCCGAGCATGCATCGACGCGAGGACGACTGGCAGGCGCTCCCGGGGGATGCGCAGGGTCGATGCAGAGGTGCGGGGCGCTTCTGGCACAGGCGAGGGACGGTACTGCCAGGCGGCGGGGGTGGCCGTAGTCTCCCGCAATGCGATCACTTCGGCGGACGGTCCTGTCGGCCGCAGCTGCGCTCGCGCTGCTCGTTTCAGGCGCGTGCTCGGACGACGGGAAGGGAGCGGGCAGCCCGTCGGCGGCCCAGGCGGCGCTGGCCGGGGCGCCGGACAAGACCATTGCGGCCGGATCGGCCAGCATCGCCGTCAAGGCGTCCGTCGAGGGCCAGACGCGAGGCACGTTCGCAGGGACGGGGGCCTTCGCCTTCGAGAGCGAGAAAGGTCGTCTCGAGCTGGACCTCGGCCCGCTCGGGCTGGCCGGGGCGTCGAAGACGGAGGTGCTCCTCGACGGCGACGTGGTGTACCTCAAGCTCGGCGGTGCACTTCCGGGCCTCGGTTCACGCCCGTGGGTGCGCATCGACCTCCGCTCCCTCGGCAAGGGTCAGGGCGACGCCATCGAAGCCTTGCGCCAGCTGCGGGCGAACGATCCGCGCGCCGTGATCAACGAGCTCCGGGGCGCGACGGGCGACGCGGCCGTCGTCGGGACGGAGTCCGTGCGGGGCACGGCCACGACGCACTACCGGGCGACCGTCGACCTCGACAAGGCGGCGTCGTCGTCCCCGGCCGGTGCGCGTGGCGAGGTGGCCGAGGTGGCCAGGCAGCTCGGGACGTCGAAGCTTCCCATGGAAGTGTGGCTCGACGACGGGGGGCGCATCCGGCGCCTCGGGTACACGATCGACCTGGCCGATCTGGCCGAGGGTGCACCGGCCAAGGGCGCCGGCGTCGGCACCGTGGTGGCCACGCTGGAGCTGTTCGATTTCGGAACCGACGTGACCGTCACACCGCCTCCGGGTGACCAGGTCACCGATCTGGCACAGCTGCTCGGCGGCTCCCGGTAGGACTGTCGACGGCGTCGCCCGGCGGCCGGCAAAGCGGCGCCGGGCAACGCCCGGTTGCCGTCGAGCCCACTTTCGAGTGGATCGGAGCTTCTCCGGCGGATTTCGGCGAGAATTCTGGTTCCGCACAAAACCCTTGCAGCGCAAGGAAAATTCGTATCGGACACTGAGAAAGCCTTGTGGAGCAAGGGATTCCGATGGGGAAATGCTTGACCTGGGGGCCTTGTTCCTCTTTGATTTGTGGCTGTACTTCCCCATTCCAGGAGGATGCCGTGAACAAGGCTGATCTGATCGAGAAGGTCAGGGAGGTTGCAGGCCTCTCGAGAAGCCAGGCCGAGTCGGCGGTGGACGAGGCGCTCGAGTCCGTGATGTCGGCGGTGAAGGCCGGCGAACGGGTCACGCTGTTCGGCTTCGGCACGTTCAACCCTTCGGCGCGTGCTGCCCGCACCGGCCGCAATCCGCAGACCGGCGAGGCCGTGAAGATCCCCGCCTCCAGGGGAGTCCGGTTCTCACCCGCCGCTGCGTTCAAGGCGGCGCTCAACCCCAAGGCGGCCGGCAAGAAGGCCGCCCCCGCCAAGAAGGCTTCGAAGTCGGCGTCCGCCGCGAAGGCGAGCAAGTCGGCGTCCGCCAAGAAGGCCGCCCCCGCCAAGAAGGCTGCGCCGGCCAAGAAGGCGTCGCCGGCCAAGAAGGCGGCCAAGTCCACCAAGAAGCGCTAGCGAAAGGCGGGACAAACGATGAGCCCAGCAGCGAAGAAGGCACCCAAGAAGGCGAGCGGTTCCACCAAGTCCGTTGCCAACGCCGGGTTCGACGCCCCGTCCAAGGCCACCGCCGGCAAGGCCCGGGCCCGCAAGA
The sequence above is drawn from the Acidimicrobiales bacterium genome and encodes:
- a CDS encoding sigma-70 family RNA polymerase sigma factor; its protein translation is MQKQRTDTQPQEDLVRLYLNEIGRYPLLTKADEERLGAAVEDGLAAAAELDRSGSHLPTSRRRGLEARIRAGEQATTEFCQSNLRLVVSVAKRYQASGLPLLDLVQEGNLGLLHAVEKFDYKKGFKFSTYATWWIRQAITRGIANTGRTIRLPVHAGDLVSRVQRGSARLEVRLGRRPTPEEVGREVDLTPERVAEVLAMATEAVSISAPLSEDGDGELGDVMEDVTAVSPLEQVLADAVPTELARLLAVLDEREREILRLRYGLDQGQPRTLEEVGERMHLTRERIRQIESRALCKLRHPSLDTGARDLLSS
- a CDS encoding ferredoxin produces the protein MALEIDVDLARCNGSAVCVRLAPGVFHIDRGVALVIDPEAASETAVVAAARECPTSAITVTRDGVPVT
- a CDS encoding AAA family ATPase — encoded protein: MKIAITGKGGSGKTTIAGGLIRGLAEAGHSVVAVDADPNPNLGISIGVPRDTVETMEPILNALLASGHTHNDPTPDPEDLLARYGVEAPNGITLIATGKIERPTDACLCCGSHNTTRQFFGSLPADHRTVVADLEAGLNDLMWAKPGPDDTVLVVSEPSAKSVEIARRACRLAESMGVQHILGVANRSTTDDDVTRLADVLGVDVVAVVEDPAVERADQLGVAPFDTEAGSPAMLAVAAIVERLVKG
- a CDS encoding mismatch-specific DNA-glycosylase; this encodes MPEAPRTSASTLRIPRERLPVVLASMHARLAPGDALRLCVPPARKGEGRGGAAGDADDAWCADELSAVVTGAGFSVDGVDATPRSLVVRATRARTLPDMVGPGMRLLVCGLNPSLYSADRGVGYARPGNRFWPAALEAGVVRRDRDPQHALTTGGVGMTDLVKRATVAAAELTGAEYRVGAARVERLVRWLEPAAICFVGLAGWRVAVDRGAVAGRQPQPFGGRPAYVMPSTSGLNAHASLADLVRHLAAAAILAAEVPRAATASAS
- a CDS encoding HU family DNA-binding protein, translating into MGKCLTWGPCSSLICGCTSPFQEDAVNKADLIEKVREVAGLSRSQAESAVDEALESVMSAVKAGERVTLFGFGTFNPSARAARTGRNPQTGEAVKIPASRGVRFSPAAAFKAALNPKAAGKKAAPAKKASKSASAAKASKSASAKKAAPAKKAAPAKKASPAKKAAKSTKKR